Proteins from one Telopea speciosissima isolate NSW1024214 ecotype Mountain lineage chromosome 1, Tspe_v1, whole genome shotgun sequence genomic window:
- the LOC122669950 gene encoding peptide-N4-(N-acetyl-beta-glucosaminyl)asparagine amidase A-like, whose translation MDNSSPFSFFFNFLLLCFLIHQSHSTTPPVDSSSSSSSLPGRYFKSLPSSLYQNESSEYTEVTVPLQSDKFSPSCSLLLLQEDFGNTYGSPPVTVPYSPPSDCPAPWSHVVLELSASCHGEQYDRIAGVWLDGVEILRTSTAEPTDSGIFWKVRKDVTRYSSLLSRYDLTLSVMLENIVNDVFTGVYHVNISMLYYGQSGAPDLFFNRKLRPLIEEGTSGLRSEARKLMFISGEPGGRSRSKTKGQENSGLGLLSDKPADLIVPIASDGDDGFWFRIENELDVHSKRIQIPLNTYRAVLEIYVSFHGNDEFWYSNPPDDYIKLNNLSTGRGNGAFREVFATIDGVLVGSQTLFPVLFTGGINPLFWEPVVAIGAFNLPSYDIDLTPFLGLLLDGKDHSFGLGVTNGISYWLVDANLHIWLDPELSTVQAKSVHYKAPPLSLKRKSKFHKLDGSFKVESERETHFSGWVSSTEGNFTTHVFHEYKVKNSIKFKRNGTYKEVEQKIKAKTEVRLESDADGLLTRSIFKRKYPLNIITSTVPAKDIDTYLLNTNVSNGFEEEFSMVDFKITISNMQKSGGWMLVQDHSVLSGAAETNQTLRYKDGFSCYSRTVAANNGLLLEDNTSIDCNLAS comes from the coding sequence ATGGACaattcttctccattttcattcttcttcaaCTTCCTTCTCCTCTGTTTTCTCATTCATCAATCTCATTCCACAACTCCTCCtgttgattcttcttcttcttcttcatctcttcccgGCCGTTACTTCAAGTCCCTGCCTTCATCTCTCTATCAGAACGAATCGTCCGAGTATACTGAGGTCACGGTACCTCTCCAATCCGACAAGTTCTCTCCTTCCTGCTCTCTCCTCCTTCTACAAGAAGATTTTGGCAACACCTACGGCTCCCCACCGGTCACTGTCCCCTACTCTCCACCATCCGATTGCCCTGCTCCATGGTCGCACGTCGTCCTCGAACTAAGCGCTTCCTGCCATGGAGAACAGTATGACCGTATCGCCGGCGTTTGGCTCGACGGGGTTGAGATTCTACGGACCAGCACCGCCGAGCCTACCGATTCTGGAATCTTCTGGAAGGTTAGGAAAGATGTCACCAGAtactcctctcttctctcccgcTACGATCTCACCCTCTCAGTCATGCTCGAGAATATCGTCAACGACGTCTTCACCGGTGTCTACCACGTTAACATCTCTATGCTTTATTACGGGCAGAGCGGAGCACCAGATTTGTTTTTCAACAGAAAATTGAGACCTTTAATTGAAGAGGGAACATCGGGGTTGCGATCCGAAGCGAGGAAATTGATGTTCATATCTGGTGAACCTGGTGGTAGAAGTAGAAGTAAAACGAAGGGGCAAGAAAACTCGGGGTTAGGGCTTTTATCTGATAAGCCTGCAGATTTGATAGTACCGATAGCAAGCGATGGCGACGATGGGTTCTGGTTTCGAATTGAGAATGAATTGGATGTTCACTCGAAACGTATCCAGATTCCCCTGAATACTTACAGAGCTGTTTTGGAGATTTACGTTTCATTTCATGGAAATGATGAGTTCTGGTACTCGAACCCTCCCGACGATTACATCAAACTGAACAACTTGTCCACGGGTAGAGGTAATGGAGCTTTCCGGGAGGTTTTTGCGACGATCGATGGTGTTCTTGTTGGGTCACAGACACTTTTTCCTGTCCTATTTACCGGAGGAATCAATCCCTTGTTCTGGGAACCGGTTGTGGCAATTGGGGCTTTCAATCTGCCTTCGTATGATATCGATTTAACCCCATTTCTTGGCCTGCTTTTGGATGGAAAAGATCATTCTTTCGGTCTCGGAGTGACGAATGGCATTTCGTATTGGCTTGTGGATGCAAATTTGCACATTTGGTTAGATCCCGAATTGTCTACTGTACAGGCGAAGTCTGTTCATTACAAGGCTCCTCCTCTGTCATTGAAACGAAAGTCAAAATTTCACAAACTTGATGGATCATTCAAAGTTGAAtcggagagagagacacatttCTCCGGTTGGGTGAGTTCGACTGAGGGGAACTTCACCACTCACGTCTTTCACGAATACAAGGTAAAAAACTCAATCAAGTTCAAGAGGAATGGAACGTACAAGGAGGTTGAACAGAAAATTAAAGCGAAGACGGAAGTTCGGTTGGAATCTGATGCAGATGGCTTACTCACTCGATCGATCTTCAAAAGGAAGTACCCTCTGAATATCATTACTTCGACTGTGCCAGCAAAagatatcgatacatatttacTGAACACCAATGTTTCTAATGGGTTTGAGGAGGAATTTTCTATGGTGGATTTCAAGATCACTATTTCTAACATGCAAAAATCAGGGGGATGGATGTTGGTCCAGGATCATTCTGTACTATCTGGTGCAGCAGAGACTAACCAAACTCTCAGATACAAAGATGGTTTCAGTTGCTACTCTCGAACTGTGGCTGCGAACAATGGCTTGCTTTTGGAAGACAATACAAGCATTGATTGTAATCTGGCCTCGTAA